TCCGATCGCGTTCCGTCGCCGGGTTGGTTCGACCGCAAGCACAAACACGTGGTACGATCGGCGCACCCGAAACCGACCACAAACGTTCGCTAACCGCTCGAGATGAGCCTGTAGTTTCAGCTGTTCCACTCGTTTACTGTGCCCTAGCAGTGAGGCTGCCTCTTGCAGGAGATCATCGCAAGTGTCCGGCTTTACGCAACGCGCTATCGATACTCCAACGATCTGCTGATTGTGATCGTTCGTGTCGATTGCAATCGCGGCCATGCCCTGCTGTACGAGTGAGAGCGTGTGCTGTACCTCCTCCTCGGTTGGAGCTGCCGTTTGCTGATCGGTGTACGAAACGTTGAGCAGCGCTTCGGGATAGAAGAACGTTTCGAGTGCTTCTCGGATCCGGCTGCATTCTTCCGGTAGCGCGATACGGTAGATGAGGTGCTTAGTATCTCCGTCCATGGGgctcgtgttgctgctgtggctcgTTACACGTTACACGTTGGCACTGGGAATCCGTTATCTGGAGGAGCACCCGATAAACGTGTCCGCGGTAACCGGGAGACGAGAAGAAAACATTACGGCCACGTGTTACCAGAGGGCAGAGTGATGCTACATTACAGAAGCTTCCCTCGAAACCATTATTGCTCTGTACTGTAATCCACGAATCCACTGGATGATCGTTCGAACGAATGAGACACTTTTGAGCAcacgcgctgctgctactggcgctGCCAGGTGGCTACCGATGCTTATTGGCAACTGATAAGCACAGCTGTTGGCGCAGGCACGTACCACTCTGCCTCCCACTGCTATCAGCACAGCACACGGTCCGCTACGtaacacgaccacgacgcggGGAATCTACGTGCTACACACACAAGTGTAGTGTTCTCCGTGTGGTGCACCGGCGAGTTACTCGCTTCCATAGTACCACTATCAACAACTCCGGCGCACGCACAACAGGCGTCACAATGTGACAGATTGTATCCAATTA
This sequence is a window from Anopheles darlingi chromosome 3, idAnoDarlMG_H_01, whole genome shotgun sequence. Protein-coding genes within it:
- the LOC125956769 gene encoding uncharacterized protein LOC125956769 gives rise to the protein MDGDTKHLIYRIALPEECSRIREALETFFYPEALLNVSYTDQQTAAPTEEEVQHTLSLVQQGMAAIAIDTNDHNQQIVGVSIARCVKPDTCDDLLQEAASLLGHSKRVEQLKLQAHLERLANVCGRFRVRRSYHVFVLAVEPTRRRNAIGQKLLEFQLARAKTLGYQVVSADFTGEQVARIGARLGMRCVSALPLDQYWNSAGERLFVAPEGMPGDRTVCTYARYVSGVGDK